Sequence from the Bacteroidota bacterium genome:
AAGGCTATAAAACAAACAAATGGACAGGCTTATTAATTCAAGATTTTGTTTTGAAAAACTGGAAATTTAAAATTAGCAAAAGAACTGCTCAACTCTGGCTGTCGAAAGTATTGTGATTCTTTTTCATGCGTTTGCCCTGCTAATTTTGCAAGTTCTGCATGAGAATATATTAAAGCTGCAGTACCGCTTCTTTCCGGTTCTTTTCTTGGCACAGCCATTTTACTTTCAAAAAATGCCTGCGTAGCCTTGGCTCCAAAAACAAAAGCAATAATACCTACCCAATATTGGTCTATTCCAATATCATAAAAATCGTTTGCATCCCATCCTACTTTTAATAATAGTAAACAAATAACATTTGTCATCATAAATACTACAATCCGCATTGTACTTACTTCTTTATTTTGGTCTTTTAAGAGGGAAGGAAAAGCTAAGGAAACTCCAAGCATTATTATGAAAAATGTGATAGATACATTCTCCCCGTTTAAGAGTGCATTTCCGTTTGTTGAAAAAACTAATTTGAAAAGCAAGTATAGTATTCCAATAAAAATTAAAGCAAAACCAACAAACTGTATAAAAGAAATTTTGTATTCTTGGTTTTCTATTAGCTTTCGATCTTTATAATGTTTTTTGAACCAGTTTGATATTTTTTCATTCATAAGATTTAAACTATTTAAGATTAAATATAAATTAAAAAAACTAACTAATTACAAATATACGATTCCATAATTTATTGTCAATATTTAGACTAAAATTATTATGAAATGCTGTGAAAAAAAATAGTAATATAATTATTTCTTGTACAGCAAAACATAAAACCAATATTTTTCTGTTAATTAATAAGCAAATATAAAAATATTTTCCGTAATACAATCAAAATTGTAATATTTTAAAATGTTTTCTTCAAAAATAACAGATTATCAAACTTTATAACGTTTTTTTGCTTAACTATGTTTAAATTCCAGTTGTGTTTGTAATCGGCATTTAGATCGTTTTTTGAAAAGTCAGTCCAGTAAATCTTTAGGGTTTGTAAATAAATAAACTATCCATTTGTACTTGTTCTTTTGTCCATTTTCTTCATTATAAAAGTATTAAATAAACTGTGGCTATTCGCAACTTTTATGCCTTAAAAATGAACAATCCCGATGTATCGGGACGTGCAACTTGAATCCTTTATTTATTTACAAACCCTTAGTCCAAATAACAGAGTTGTAGAAACAAATAAGTATCTTGCAATTTCACTACTTATTTCTGCTGGTTTTAAATCCACAAACAACGCAAGAAATCCAAGAGGTAAGGTCGTTAAATTTCTAATAAATTGATAATATGAATATCAATGTTTTTACTGACTACTGGCAAATTTATTAATTCTTTTATCAATACTCTTTTGTGTTATCAAACAATAGTTTTCAGATGATTATAATTTTAGTTCTAAATTTAAATAGCTTATTTTATGAAGTTTTCATCCTTAATCCTCTTTTAGTCAATACTGAAAAATTGCCCTTTAACTTTTCATAATGTTTTTCAATTATTTCTAATACAATTTCAATTCGTTCTTTTCGATTAATTTCATTTAAACGAATTAATAATATTCCAGTGTGTTCAAATCTTAACCGATATGTCAATTCTCCAAAATCCTTGTCTTCTGTAATTAATAAACTTCGGTTTGCTATAGCTATTTTTAATACTTCAGTGTCTTTTATACCGGAAAAGTCCTCCAATATCGACAAAACAATTATTCCATTTTGTCTCAATCTAATAATTATTCCAAAATCGACACTCTCATCTACAACAAGTTTCATTTTTATGAAGCTTTTGAAAATACAATCTCATTTTTTATCGAATCTGATGCAAACAATAGACAAGCAGCTATATCGTCTTTTGTTGTTTTAGGATATGCTTCAGTTAAATCTTGAATAGTATCGCCGGAGGCTAATTTCTCTAGAATTAAATCTACTGGAATCCTTGTATTGATTATTACCGGTTTTCCATACAATCTCTCAGGATTCGATTCTATATGTAATGTCCAGTCAATCATATTTTTATTTTAAATTTCCTATTATTTCGCTAATACAAAAATAGGAATATTTTTCAAAATACATTCAATGTTCAACTAACTTCAATAATACAAGTATCATATTTGTTTAAATAAATAACAGATTATCAGCATATAAAAATAGATATAAGTAAAATTTCAAAAGCAATAAAAACAAACTCTAACACAAATCATTTGCAGAAACATATAAATATCCTACTTTTAGCCTCTTGAAAAAATGAATTTATTAACTTAATTTAAAAATATGAATAATATTACACAATCTCTTAGAGATTCGAAAGGTGCCAGATGGGGAGCACTTGCCGTTGTTTCGTTTACAATGATGACAGGTTATTACATTAATTATGTAATATCACCACTAAAACCTCTTCTCGAAGATCATTTTGGTTGGAATAGTGTTGACTTTGGCTTATGGAATAGTGCCTACGGTTGGTTTAATGTTTTTTTCCTAATGTTGATTTTTGGAGGAATTATATTAGATAAAATTGGTGTTAGATTTACTGGTATTGGTGCGGCTTTATTGATGATTGTGGGAACTATTTTACAATATTTAGCAATTGATGGTATATTTCCAATGGAAGGTCTCTTCTTTGAAGGTTCTTTTTTAGAAATGAAATCTCAAATATTTTATGGAGCACTTGGCTTTGGAATTTTTGGTGTAGGAGTAGAAATTGCGGGTATTACTGTAAGTAAAATAATTGTAAAATGGTTTAAAGGAAAAGAACTTGCCCTTGCTATGGGGCTCGAAATGGCTACTGCACGTATGGGTACTGCTCTTGCTTTAGCACTTCCGTTACCAATGGCAACAATTTGGTTTGGAACAAAAGAACTTCCTGCACTTTCTGCTCCATTAATGTTAGGTATAGGTCTATTAGTTGCCGGATTTATTGCTTTTCTTTGGTATATATTTATGGATAAAAAATTAGAAGCATCAGAGGGGGTTTCTGATGAAGTTAGCGAGGAGGACGAATTTAAAATAAGTGATATATTAACAATCCTTACAAATAAAGGATTTTGGCTAATTGCTCTTCTATGTGTTTTATTCTATTCAGGAGTATTCCCATTTCTATATTATGCTACTGATTTAATGATTAATAAATATAACGTTGAGCCTGATTTTGCTGGTGCAATTCCGGGTCTTTTACCATTTGGAACAATCTTATTAACACCATTTTTTGGTAATATTTACGATAGAAAAGGAAAAGGTGCTACAATTATGTTAATAGGTTCGGTTATGTTGTTAGTAGCCCATACTATCTTTTCAATACCGTTTATTGATAATTACATTGTAGCAATTGCACTTATTCTTTTCCTTGGAGTTACATTCTCGTTAGTGCCATCTGCAATGTGGCCCTCTGTACCAAAAATTATTCCCGAAAAACAACTTGGAACAGCTTATGCTCTAATTTTTTGGGTTCAAAACTGGGGATTAATGGGTATTCCACTATTGATAGGATATGTTTTAGATAAATATAATCCTGAAGTGATTGATGCAAGAAAACTGTTGGAAGAAGGTCAAGATGTTGTTGTGCCTCCTTATGATTATACAGCCCCTATGATTGTTTTTGCAGCCACAGGTTTGTTGGCAATATTTGTAGCAATTGCTTTGAAAGCCGAAGACAAGAAAAAAGGATATGGTCTGGAGCTTCCTAATATTGAAAAATAGAATTCTGAAACCATAAATAAAAAAAACCACAGCTCTTTAGTTGTGGTTTTATTATTTCTGGCAAACTCCAATATTTTTATTGAAACTAAATTTTTATTTTTGGTCAGGAATTACGAAATTGAAACAAATATCCTGTTCGTAGCCCCGGCTCATTCCAAATCTGATAAGTTTGTTTTTTCTTTCTGCCTCATTTTTGGCAGAAATACTTTTCGCTTTTTTTTCTAATTCCTTAAAAATAATTGTTAAATACTCATCTTTAGGAATTTTGTTCATAGCATGTGAAATATTTTCCTCGGAAATCCCTTTTTGTTTCAAGGCAAACATAATCTTTATCTTACCCCATTTCAATATTCTTAGTTTTTCGTTGGTGAAAGAAGAAACAAATCGTTTTTCGTTTATAAAATCTTCATGAATTAAATCTTCAATAATTTCATCAGTTTCTTCTTCGCAAATTCCCCAGCTTTTTAATTTTATGCGAATATCTTTTTTGCATTTTTCGGTTTTTGAACAAATGTTTTGTGCTTGTATTAAAGCTTGCTTTTTATCTTTTTTTTGCATGTTTTTCTTTTCAATTCAAAAGTTTGGCTCTAATCATTCTGAACTTATCGTTAATATCTTTTTTTATCAATATTTCACAAAAGCCTTTTTGTGAAAGCAATTCAGCTGTTTGTTCTGCCAGATTTTCATTTATTTCCAAATATAAATTCCCATTTGTTGAAAGATGCTTTATTGCAAAATTTGCAATTGCTTCATAAAAAATCAATGGATCTTGATTGCTAACAAAAAGTGCTTCGTATGGTTCAAAATTTAGAACATTTTTTGCCATTAGCGATTTTTCTTGCTCACGAACATACGGTGGATTGCTGACGATAATATCAAATTTTGCAAATCTCTTGTTAGATTCAATATCTAAAATATTAAATTTAGTGAAGCTTATTTCAGCATTATTTGATTGTGCATTTTTTTTTGCAATTTCTAGTGCTTTTTTAGAAATATCTATAGCTAAAATTTTTACTTTTGGGAGGCTTTTTTTCAGAGAAATTGCAATGCATCCGCTACCGGTGCCAATATCAATAATTTTCGATGCTGTATTTTTAGAGTCATTTACAATCCAATCTACAAGCTCTTCGGTTTCGGGACGTGGAATTAAAACATCTTTATTTACAGAAAATGTTAAATCATAAAATTCTGTTTTGCCGAAAATATATTGTAAGGGTTGATACTCTTTAAGCTTTAAAACTATTTTTTTAAGTCGATGAATTGAATTCTCACTAATTTGAAAGTCTTGCTGAATATGAATTTCAGGTTTCGATAGATTTTCTAATTCATTAAATATTAAATATATAAAGCTCTGTATCTCTTCTTTTGGATAAAAATCGGACAATTCTGTGGTAGAAAAACTTATCGCTTCTTTTAAATTCATACTATTTTAGTTGAATGAAAATATCATAGAAAATACAAAATGACAAAATAGACAAAAAAATGAAAAATAATTTGTAACAAATAGTATTTTAGTTCCGTCATAAATTAAATTTGAAATGTTAAATGACAACTGAGGAGTATAATATTAGTGTTGAAAATTTTTCTGATGGAGCTTACAGGTTCATTTTAAAAAATATTAGAGATCAAAATAAGGCTCAGGATATAGTTCAGGATACTTATGAAAAATTGTGGATAAATGTTTCTATTGTTGATTTTAAAAAAGTAAAATCCTACATTTTTTCAACTGCCTATCATACTATGATTGACCTAATCAGAAGGGAAAAACGAAAAGTTGATTTTGAAGAGGTAAATTTGCTTGACTATTCGCACAGCGAGCATTATAGCGATTTGAACGAAATTCTGAACGAAGCCATTGATAAACTTCCCGATATTCAAAAATCGGTGGTTCTGTTACGCGACTATGAAGGATATTCTTACAAAGAAATAGCAGAAATTACAAATTTGAACGAATCGCAAGTGAAGGTGTATATTTTTAGAGCACGGAAATATTTGAAAAATTATATTGTTAGTACAGAAGTAGTTGTTTAGAAAAAAGCTGAGATGAAAATAAATATTAATAATTATCAGGAGTATTTTATAGATTATTTCGATGGGAATCTTGATTTTCTGCAAAATAAACAATTATTCAATTTTTTGGATAAACACCCAGATATAAAAACTGAATTTGAGCAATTCGAAGAAATAAAAATCAAGCCCGAAACTATAAAATTTCCTTTCAAGGAAAGTTTAAAAAAAAATATTGCAAGTCAATCTTCAATTAATGAATCAAATTTTGAAGATTTTTGTATCGCAAAATTAGAAAATCAACTCACTGAAAAGCAATCAAAAGAATTTGAAGACTATATTTCTGAGAATCCTGAAAATCAAAAAACTTTCAATTTATATTTAGAAACCAAAATAAAACCTGAACTAAATATTTTGTTCAACAAAAAATCATCTCTAAAGAAATTCAATCTTCAAGCAAAAAAACTTATTCCATATTTTTCGATTGCTGCATCAATTATTATTGTCATTGGATTGTATTTTTATTCAAATAAATTTGTCGTAGAAGAAAATCCAAATTTTGCTGATAAAAATGACACTTCTAAAATCCAAATTGAAATTGTTTCTGATAAAAACCAAAATGCAGAAATTGAAGGAAATATTGAATCGACAGAAGAGAAGCAAAAAAGTATAATTCAAAAGCCAAAAATTCTAAATAAAACTGAAAATATAGCTGACAAAAATTGTCCTAAAACAGAAAGAATTAATAAAATTGATTCTAAAGAAGAAATTATTAATGGCGATTTGAAAAATAAATTTTCGGAAAATTTGGCTGAAGCAAGAATCGATTCTTTCAAATATATAGTTCCTGCAAAAACAAATTTTTCGAAAGATACGCTCATAAAAAGAGACTTAAAACCTCAGACTGTAGATGGGACGAATAATATGAATCAAAAATATGAGAATATTACACAAAAAGAACCAATTGCTGCTGCAAGTAAAATGCCTCAGATTCAGGACGATGATTATGTTTCTGTCAAACAATTTTTTGTAAATATTTTGAAAAAGAAAATTTTCAAAGTGAATGAAAATGAGAGGGTAGATTTTTGGCATGTTGCTGATGCCGGATTGAACGGAATAAATAAAATTACAAAGTCGAAAATGAAATTGAAAGAAAAATCGAATGAAAATTCGTCAATTGTAGAATTTAGCTCCGAAAAATTTGCTTTTGCCATCCCTCTAAAAAAGGATAGGTAAGGAAGCAGTTTCCATGAAATCTTTTACCTCAGCTAAAATATTGCATATTTGAATTGAAATTTCGCCGTTTTCTTATCCTTAAATCATTAAAATTTGATAGCAATTTTTTATCTTTGTTGCTTTGGGTAATTATTTTAATTGATAGTAATGAAAGAATATGTTGTGCCATTTTGCGACTCCTGTCATGTGTTTTTTTTACACAAACTTGTCATGCTTTTTTCTAACAAGTTTTATAATGAATTGAACGATATCCTCAATCTAAAAATAAAATTTGCTATTAATTAAACTTCAATGAATATTTTCAATTGGTTCGGAATAGAAGGGATATTTTTCTGGATTATTTATGTAGCCTACCTACTTTCAATAATTTTTACGATAACCATAATTATTCTCGAAAATCGGAATCCGGTTAAGACAATTTCATGGCTGTTGGTCTTGATAGTATTGCCTTTCCTTGGCGTAATATTTTACTTATACTTTGGAAGAAACTTCCGTAAACAAAAATTCTTTAACCGCAAAGAAATCTCCGATATTGAAAGTTCAAGGATGTTAAATCCGGAGCAAATAGACGATTTGTCGAATATTGAATTTTTACAAAATGACGACATAAAAAGCAAAATCAATATTATCAAGCTTTTGGTTAACAATAACAAATCTTTGCTTACGGAACATAATGATATTGAGGTTCTGCAAAATGGGATTCAAACTTTTGATTCAATAATTTCTGAATTAGAAAATGCAAAACATCATATCAATTTAGAATATTATATTATTGAAGAAGATAATATTGGCAATAAAATTAAAGATATTCTTATTCGTAAGGCAAAGCAAGGTGTATTAATCAGGTTAATATATGATGATGTTGGTAGTTGGAGTTTGAGCAGCGATTATGTCGATGAACTATTGAATGCCGGAGTCGAAGTTTATGGATTTATGCCGGTTCGTTCATACATTTTTGCAAATAAAATAAACTATAGAAACCACCGCAAAATAATTGTTGTTGACGGAAAAGTAGGATTTGTGGGTGGGTTGAATATTGCAGATCGATATATTCAGGGAACAGAAGAAATTGGCTTTTGGCGAGATACGCATCTGCGACTTGAAGGCGATGCGGTGAATAGCTTGCAAGCAATATTTTTCATCGACTGGTATTTTGTAAGCCAGAAACTTGTGAATGATGAAATATATTTTCCAAAACATAATATATCAAAAAAGCATCTTGTTCAAATAGTTACAAGCGGTCCCGACTCCGATTGGGCAAGTATTATGCAAACATATTTTTCGGCGATAGCCACAGCTCAAAAATATGTCTATATTTCAACACCATATTTTCTTCCAAACGAAAGTATTCTTACTGCTTTGAAAACAATTTCGCTAAGCGGGATAGATGTTAGAATTATTATTCCTGAAAAAATTGATTCATTTCTGGTAAATTGGAGTTCGAAATCTTATGTCGCAGAATTGCTCGAAGCCGGAATAAATGTGTATTTCTACCGTAAAGGATTTTCTCATAGCAAGTTACTTATGGTTGATGATGTTATTTCATCAGTAGGAACTGCAAATATGGACATTAGAAGCTTCGATCAGAACTATGAAGTAAATGCAATTATTTACGATTTTGAAATCAACAATATTTTGAAAAAATCGTTTTTGGAAGATATTAAGAATAGCTACAAAGTTGATATTAACAAGTTTAATAAGCGACCAATCTTTGAGAAACTCAAAGAATCCGTTGCACGATTGTTTAGTCCTTTGTTATAAAAGTTTACTTAGTTTTCACTATAAAATATATAGTCCAATTATTCCAGCTCCAAGTCCAACCAAAAGATTTATCAATTTCACCAAAACAAAACTCTTTTTAGATTCAGCAAAAAGAGGCAAAGCCCCGTGCCCGTCTTGAACTATAGAACTTGCCAGCAAGGTGCTAAACGGAATTGTCCCTTCGAAAAACAATGTTACAAAAACTAAATGCGGGCCAGATTCTGGAATCAGGCCAATCAGAACTGCAACCAAAAGAATTATTAGTTGATTATCTTTCAGCCAAATGTCAATGTCTAAATAGTTTATCAAAATATTTATAAAAACTAATGCACCGAATGTCCAAAGAAAAATCTTAATAAAGTGTTTTTTAATAATATGTTCCCAAAGATGCGATTCGAGGAAATGATCGGGTACTGTAGCTGCAATAAAAAGAGCGCAAAGAGAAAGAACTAAGAATGTTATACTTATCCAATTCCAATGTGTAAAAAGTTCGTTGTCGCCATGAAGCTCATGATGATGTTCTTCTATATCGTCTATTTCATGATCGTGGTCATGGTGAACAATTTCTGCTTGTGGTTCTTCATTGTGGATATGCCCAATTTTGCCAGATGAAAGAGCAAAAAGAAAAATAAATAATCCGAAAATAATTATTGCTCTGTGAAAACTAATGTTCTTAAATTCTTTGAAAATATTAAATCTTTTCCGTCCATGGCAATCGTTTTCTTCTTTGTGAATTTTGAAGTGAAAAGTTTGATGAGAGAGTTTAGTTTTTGGTACTTTGAATAAATTAATAATAAATCCACTAAGGATAGCAATTCCAAAAATAATTGCAGTAATTTTGATAGTTTCCTCAGGAATCATTGAGAACATAACAAAAGCCTCGTCGCCAGTAGTTGCAATCATAACCGTAACCAATGCTCCAAAACTAAAAATATTGTGAGTATATAGAGAAACTACAGTGTATGCACCCAGACAACCAGGCGTAATTCCAAGTAAACCGGCGATAAGAAGTTGCGAAATTGGAGATTTTTTGAGTTTTTCGCTCCAAGCACCTTTCGATTGCACATTCAAATATTCTACAATCAGCATCATGATCATTACGAAAGTAACTATCATGATGGTATGATTAAATAGTTCAGTCAAAACACTTAATATTTGCATTTTATGGGATTTGTTTTAGTCGTTTGTTTTAGTAGTTCGAAACTTTTAGTTAGGAATTATCTAATAAAATTATCCAATTTCAAATTTATTTTTTCCATAAATCTAAATACACAGGCAAATGGTCGCTATATCCATCGTGATATTTCGATCCAAAATATGTTCTATTTGGCTTTATCCCTGAATACTGATTGTCGGTTTCTAACAAATAGTCAGGACTGAAAATTTTTGCATCTGTCTTTGAGCAATTAGTTTTCGATTCTTCTAATAAATTTCCTGAAACTATAAATTGGTCGAAATAGTTCCAAAAACCTTTATATTTAAGAGTTCCTTGAGCATGTGATTCTTTATAGTGATAAAACAAATTATAGAGTTGCTTTTCTTGAATTGTATCTAAATTTGATTTTGCTTCCAAAATTTTAAGTAAACTTTTATTGTCGGGATCGTCGTTGAAATCGCCGGTAATAATAATATTTGCTTCTGCGTCTTCAGCAAAAATAGAATCTATAGTATGTTTTAGAACAGACGCAACAAACATACGTTTTGGTTCCGATTTTAGTTGGCCGCCCCAGCGCGATGGCCAATGATTAACAAAAATATGTAATATTTCTTT
This genomic interval carries:
- a CDS encoding DUF433 domain-containing protein, which produces MDWTLHIESNPERLYGKPVIINTRIPVDLILEKLASGDTIQDLTEAYPKTTKDDIAACLLFASDSIKNEIVFSKAS
- a CDS encoding DUF5615 family PIN-like protein, with the protein product MKLVVDESVDFGIIIRLRQNGIIVLSILEDFSGIKDTEVLKIAIANRSLLITEDKDFGELTYRLRFEHTGILLIRLNEINRKERIEIVLEIIEKHYEKLKGNFSVLTKRGLRMKTS
- the prmC gene encoding peptide chain release factor N(5)-glutamine methyltransferase is translated as MNLKEAISFSTTELSDFYPKEEIQSFIYLIFNELENLSKPEIHIQQDFQISENSIHRLKKIVLKLKEYQPLQYIFGKTEFYDLTFSVNKDVLIPRPETEELVDWIVNDSKNTASKIIDIGTGSGCIAISLKKSLPKVKILAIDISKKALEIAKKNAQSNNAEISFTKFNILDIESNKRFAKFDIIVSNPPYVREQEKSLMAKNVLNFEPYEALFVSNQDPLIFYEAIANFAIKHLSTNGNLYLEINENLAEQTAELLSQKGFCEILIKKDINDKFRMIRAKLLN
- a CDS encoding MFS transporter, producing MNNITQSLRDSKGARWGALAVVSFTMMTGYYINYVISPLKPLLEDHFGWNSVDFGLWNSAYGWFNVFFLMLIFGGIILDKIGVRFTGIGAALLMIVGTILQYLAIDGIFPMEGLFFEGSFLEMKSQIFYGALGFGIFGVGVEIAGITVSKIIVKWFKGKELALAMGLEMATARMGTALALALPLPMATIWFGTKELPALSAPLMLGIGLLVAGFIAFLWYIFMDKKLEASEGVSDEVSEEDEFKISDILTILTNKGFWLIALLCVLFYSGVFPFLYYATDLMINKYNVEPDFAGAIPGLLPFGTILLTPFFGNIYDRKGKGATIMLIGSVMLLVAHTIFSIPFIDNYIVAIALILFLGVTFSLVPSAMWPSVPKIIPEKQLGTAYALIFWVQNWGLMGIPLLIGYVLDKYNPEVIDARKLLEEGQDVVVPPYDYTAPMIVFAATGLLAIFVAIALKAEDKKKGYGLELPNIEK
- a CDS encoding RNA polymerase sigma factor, which encodes MTTEEYNISVENFSDGAYRFILKNIRDQNKAQDIVQDTYEKLWINVSIVDFKKVKSYIFSTAYHTMIDLIRREKRKVDFEEVNLLDYSHSEHYSDLNEILNEAIDKLPDIQKSVVLLRDYEGYSYKEIAEITNLNESQVKVYIFRARKYLKNYIVSTEVVV
- the cls gene encoding cardiolipin synthase, whose translation is MNIFNWFGIEGIFFWIIYVAYLLSIIFTITIIILENRNPVKTISWLLVLIVLPFLGVIFYLYFGRNFRKQKFFNRKEISDIESSRMLNPEQIDDLSNIEFLQNDDIKSKINIIKLLVNNNKSLLTEHNDIEVLQNGIQTFDSIISELENAKHHINLEYYIIEEDNIGNKIKDILIRKAKQGVLIRLIYDDVGSWSLSSDYVDELLNAGVEVYGFMPVRSYIFANKINYRNHRKIIVVDGKVGFVGGLNIADRYIQGTEEIGFWRDTHLRLEGDAVNSLQAIFFIDWYFVSQKLVNDEIYFPKHNISKKHLVQIVTSGPDSDWASIMQTYFSAIATAQKYVYISTPYFLPNESILTALKTISLSGIDVRIIIPEKIDSFLVNWSSKSYVAELLEAGINVYFYRKGFSHSKLLMVDDVISSVGTANMDIRSFDQNYEVNAIIYDFEINNILKKSFLEDIKNSYKVDINKFNKRPIFEKLKESVARLFSPLL
- a CDS encoding RecX family transcriptional regulator, with protein sequence MQKKDKKQALIQAQNICSKTEKCKKDIRIKLKSWGICEEETDEIIEDLIHEDFINEKRFVSSFTNEKLRILKWGKIKIMFALKQKGISEENISHAMNKIPKDEYLTIIFKELEKKAKSISAKNEAERKNKLIRFGMSRGYEQDICFNFVIPDQK
- a CDS encoding arsenic efflux protein, encoding MQILSVLTELFNHTIMIVTFVMIMMLIVEYLNVQSKGAWSEKLKKSPISQLLIAGLLGITPGCLGAYTVVSLYTHNIFSFGALVTVMIATTGDEAFVMFSMIPEETIKITAIIFGIAILSGFIINLFKVPKTKLSHQTFHFKIHKEENDCHGRKRFNIFKEFKNISFHRAIIIFGLFIFLFALSSGKIGHIHNEEPQAEIVHHDHDHEIDDIEEHHHELHGDNELFTHWNWISITFLVLSLCALFIAATVPDHFLESHLWEHIIKKHFIKIFLWTFGALVFINILINYLDIDIWLKDNQLIILLVAVLIGLIPESGPHLVFVTLFFEGTIPFSTLLASSIVQDGHGALPLFAESKKSFVLVKLINLLVGLGAGIIGLYIL